A part of Chlorocebus sabaeus isolate Y175 chromosome 4, mChlSab1.0.hap1, whole genome shotgun sequence genomic DNA contains:
- the ENC1 gene encoding ectoderm-neural cortex protein 1, with the protein MSVSVHENRKSRASSGSINIYLFHKSSYADSVLTHLNLLRQQRLFTDVLLHAGNRTFPCHRAVLAACSRYFEAMFSGGLKESQDSEVNFDNSIHPEVLELLLDYAYSSRVIINEENAESLLEAGDMLEFQDIRDACAEFLEKNLHPTNCLGMLLLSDAHQCTKLYELSWRMCLSNFQTIRKNEDFLQLPQDMVVQLLSSEELETEDERLVYESAINWISYDLKKRYCYLPELLQTVRLALLPAIYLMENVAMEELITKQRKSKEIVEEAIRCKLKILQNDGVVTSLCARPRKTGHALFLLGGQTFMCDKLYLVDQKAKEIIPKADIPSPRKEFSACAIGCKVYITGGRGSENGVSKDVWVYDTLHEEWSKAAPMLVARFGHGSAELKHCLYVVGGHTAATGCLPASPSVSLKQVEHYDPTTNKWTMVAPLREGVSNAAVVSAKLKLFAFGGTSVSHDKLPKVQCYDQCENRWTVPATCPQPWRYTAAAVLGNQIFIMGGDTEFSACSAYKFNSETYQWTKVGDVTAKRMSCHAVASGNKLYVVGGYFGIQRCKTLDCYDPTLDVWNSITTVPYSLIPTAFVSTWKHLPS; encoded by the coding sequence ATGTCAGTCAGCGTGCATGAGAACCGCAAGTCCAGGGCCAGCAGCGGCTCCATTAACATCTATCTGTTTCACAAGTCCTCGTACGCTGACAGCGTCCTCACTCACCTGAATCTTTTACGCCAGCAGCGTCTCTTCACTGACGTCCTTCTCCATGCCGGAAATAGGACCTTTCCTTGCCACCGGGCAGTGCTGGCTGCGTGCAGTCGCTACTTTGAGGCCATGTTCAGTGGTGGCCTGAAAGAGAGCCAGGACAGTGAGGTCAACTTCGACAATTCCATCCACCCAGAAGTCTTGGAGCTGCTGCTTGACTATGCGTACTCCTCCCGGGTCATCATCAATGAAGAAAATGCAGAATCGCTCCTGGAAGCTGGTGACATGCTGGAGTTTCAAGACATCCGGGATGCATGTGCAGAGTTCCTGGAAAAGAACCTGCATCCCACCAACTGCCTGGGCATGCTGCTGCTGTCTGATGCGCACCAGTGCACCAAGCTGTATGAACTATCTTGGAGAATGTGTCTCAGCAACTTCCAAACCATCAGGAAGAATGAAGATTTCCTCCAGCTGCCCCAGGACATGGTAGTGCAACTCTTGTCCAGTGAAGAGCTGGAGACAGAAGATGAAAGGCTTGTGTACGAGTCTGCAATTAACTGGATCAGCTATGACCTGAAGAAGCGCTATTGCTACCTCCCAGAACTGTTGCAGACAGTAAGGCTGGCACTTCTGCCAGCCATCTATCTCATGGAGAATGTGGCCATGGAGGAACTCATCACCAAGCAGAGAAAGAGTAAGGAAATTGTGGAAGAGGCCATCAGGTGCAAACTGAAAATCCTGCAGAATGACGGCGTGGTAACCAGCCTCTGTGCCCGACCTCGGAAAACCGGCCATGCCCTCTTCCTTCTTGGGGGACAGACTTTCATGTGTGACAAGTTGTATCTGGTAGACCAGAAGGCCAAAGAAATCATTCCCAAGGCTGACATTCCCAGCCCAAGAAAAGAGTTTAGTGCATGTGCGATTGGCTGCAAAGTATACATTACTGGGGGGCGGGGGTCTGAAAATGGGGTCTCGAAAGATGTCTGGGTTTATGATACCCTGCACGAGGAGTGGTCCAAAGCTGCCCCCATGCTGGTGGCCAGGTTTGGCCATGGCTCTGCTGAACTGAAGCACTGCCTATATGTGGTTGGGGGGCACACGGCCGCAACTGGCTGCCTCCCGGCCTCCCCCTCAGTCTCTCTAAAGCAGGTAGAACATTATGACCCCACAACCAACAAATGGACCATGGTGGCCCCACTCCGAGAAGGCGTTAGCAACGCCGCAGTAGTGAGTGCCAAGCTCAAGTTGTTTGCTTTTGGAGGTACCAGTGTCAGTCATGACAAGCTCCCCAAAGTTCAGTGTTACGATCAGTGTGAAAACAGGTGGACTGTACCGGCCACCTGTCCCCAGCCCTGGCGTTACACAGCAGCAGCTGTGCTGGGGAACCAGATTTTTATTATGGGGGGTGATACAGAATTCTCTGCCTGCTCTGCTTATAAATTCAACAGTGAGACTTACCAGTGGACCAAGGTGGGAGATGTGACAGCAAAGCGCATGAGCTGCCATGCTGTGGCCTCCGGAAACAAACTCTACGTGGTTGGAGGATACTTTGGCATTCAGCGATGCAAGACTTTGGACTGCTACGATCCAACATTAGATGTGTGGAACAGCATCACCACCGTCCCGTACTCGCTGATTCCTACTGCATTTGTCAGCACCTGGAAACATCTGCCTTCTTAA